The proteins below are encoded in one region of Elusimicrobiota bacterium:
- the miaA gene encoding tRNA dimethylallyltransferase, whose translation MAGAAFLSLIGSLRMSPAPPFIPVLLGQTATGKTAIGIALARIMGGEIISVDSRKVYEGLPIGTATPKGQRYRDSWLVEGVPHHLMAFLKPDQPYNAGDFAQDASQLIEEILARGKRPLLVGGTGFYFKALAQGLPPLPKADAKLRHHFELKIQKEGIQSLRQELSRVDPEAAQAITSRDQHKIIRALEVFHLTGLPFSSWKNQARKQAPYPFVVMGLQYPSKLLEKRIEERSKRMLEEGMIEETAAALREGYSPNCAALSSFGYREAVQVVQGKISRSDFLKALIKGTKAYAKRQRTWFRTQISPSWFLCDDTTSEVEMAEKMKAFCYTRDT comes from the coding sequence ATGGCGGGCGCCGCATTTTTGTCTTTGATAGGATCGTTGCGCATGTCACCCGCGCCCCCTTTTATACCTGTTCTCCTTGGACAAACCGCCACTGGAAAAACCGCTATTGGCATTGCCTTGGCACGAATCATGGGAGGAGAAATTATTTCGGTGGATTCGAGAAAAGTCTATGAGGGACTGCCCATTGGAACCGCGACTCCCAAAGGACAACGATATCGGGACTCTTGGCTGGTGGAAGGAGTTCCGCACCACTTGATGGCTTTTCTAAAACCCGATCAACCGTATAATGCCGGAGATTTCGCCCAAGACGCCAGCCAATTGATTGAAGAAATTCTTGCGAGGGGGAAAAGGCCCCTTCTGGTCGGGGGAACGGGTTTCTATTTCAAGGCTTTGGCCCAAGGCCTCCCTCCACTTCCCAAAGCTGATGCAAAATTAAGACACCACTTTGAATTAAAAATCCAAAAGGAAGGAATTCAATCTCTGCGCCAAGAATTGAGCCGTGTGGACCCCGAAGCGGCGCAAGCCATCACAAGCCGGGATCAACATAAAATAATTCGCGCATTGGAAGTGTTTCACCTCACGGGCCTTCCCTTCTCTTCTTGGAAAAATCAAGCTCGCAAACAAGCCCCCTATCCGTTTGTGGTCATGGGGCTTCAATATCCTTCAAAACTTTTGGAAAAAAGAATTGAGGAACGTTCCAAGCGAATGTTGGAGGAGGGCATGATCGAAGAAACAGCCGCGGCCTTGAGAGAGGGTTATTCGCCCAATTGTGCCGCATTATCCAGTTTTGGATACAGAGAAGCTGTTCAGGTGGTTCAGGGAAAAATATCCAGGAGTGATTTTTTAAAAGCCCTGATTAAAGGAACAAAAGCCTATGCCAAAAGGCAAAGAACCTGGTTTCGAACCCAAATTTCACCCAGTTGGTTTCTTTGCGACGATACCACCTCCGAGGTTGAAATGGCCGAGAAAATGAAGGCCTTTTGTTATACTCGCGACACATGA
- the hflX gene encoding GTPase HflX, with translation MTEQVAIVGIRESKQTQSKFHSLMEELKRLVETAGGHVVKEFSQTRTRKDPATLLGKGKITEIQEEISGTPIKTVVFDDDLTPAQQTNIEELIPAKIVDRTRLILDIFAQRARTKEGQLQIELAQLDYLVPRLTGSWRGFSQQMGGIGTRGPGEKKIEVERRYVRERMKHLKKEIEDVRRHRDRARDGRQEVPLPQVALVGYTNVGKSTLLNSLIGKENAIYADDKLFATLDPTTRRVKLPHGRTVLFTDTVGFIQKLPTELVAAFRATLEEVKNASLLVHVLDLTAPDWRDQQKTVLDVIKSLEADNIPMLTVFNKTDAHRSLPIPPADRKNACFVSGKTGEGLHQLLSAIESELDGSLMEVQFNLPHHKRKILSTLYRTAHILEEKTTEQGTDLRLRIDPGNWKKISHELAQ, from the coding sequence ATGACCGAGCAAGTGGCCATTGTAGGCATACGCGAATCGAAACAAACCCAAAGTAAATTCCATTCGTTAATGGAAGAATTAAAACGTTTGGTTGAAACAGCCGGCGGCCATGTGGTCAAAGAATTTTCTCAAACCAGGACCCGAAAAGACCCCGCCACTTTGCTTGGTAAAGGGAAAATCACCGAGATTCAGGAAGAGATATCGGGAACCCCTATCAAAACAGTCGTTTTTGATGATGACCTCACCCCAGCCCAACAAACAAATATTGAGGAATTAATTCCGGCAAAAATCGTGGACCGAACCCGACTTATTTTGGACATATTTGCCCAACGTGCCCGAACGAAAGAAGGGCAACTTCAAATTGAATTGGCCCAATTGGATTATCTGGTGCCAAGATTAACGGGCTCGTGGCGTGGTTTCTCTCAACAAATGGGGGGTATTGGAACACGCGGCCCCGGTGAAAAGAAAATTGAAGTGGAAAGGCGCTACGTTCGCGAACGGATGAAACATCTCAAGAAAGAAATAGAAGATGTCCGCCGCCACCGAGACCGAGCACGGGATGGACGGCAGGAAGTGCCCCTCCCTCAAGTGGCCTTGGTGGGTTACACGAATGTGGGGAAATCCACTCTTTTGAACTCCCTCATTGGCAAAGAGAATGCCATTTATGCCGACGATAAACTTTTTGCCACGCTTGATCCCACCACCCGGCGGGTCAAATTGCCCCATGGACGCACCGTTCTTTTCACGGACACCGTGGGATTTATCCAAAAATTGCCCACCGAACTGGTGGCGGCCTTTAGAGCGACACTCGAGGAGGTGAAAAACGCCTCTTTATTGGTTCATGTACTGGACCTGACCGCCCCAGACTGGCGAGACCAACAGAAAACCGTTTTGGACGTCATAAAAAGCCTTGAAGCTGACAACATCCCCATGCTGACCGTTTTTAATAAAACCGATGCGCACCGCTCTCTTCCAATTCCACCCGCTGATAGAAAAAACGCTTGTTTCGTATCGGGAAAAACAGGAGAAGGCCTCCACCAACTCCTCTCAGCCATCGAAAGTGAACTCGATGGTTCCTTGATGGAAGTTCAATTTAATCTGCCTCATCACAAACGAAAGATTCTTTCAACACTTTATCGGACCGCCCACATCCTTGAAGAAAAAACCACCGAGCAGGGAACCGATCTTCGCCTGCGAATAGATCCGGGCAATTGGAAAAAAATTTCTCATGAACTTGCCCAATAA
- the pgsA_2 gene encoding CDP-diacylglycerol--glycerol-3-phosphate 3-phosphatidyltransferase codes for MNLPNKITILRILLVPLIVIGLIEHQTALVYVLMALCMATDFLDGLIARRTGQHTKLGAFLDPMADKLLLISVFMTLAFMRSIPMWTFIIVFSRDLLIVLGWFVIFLLTGSSHIEPRPLGKATTAVQMATAMVCIIPLPQATQVLLWITVAITAVSAIDYVIIGEKRLGMWN; via the coding sequence ATGAACTTGCCCAATAAAATAACCATCCTTCGAATACTCTTGGTTCCCCTCATTGTGATTGGCCTCATCGAACATCAGACTGCGCTGGTTTACGTGCTGATGGCCCTTTGTATGGCCACGGATTTCCTTGACGGCCTAATCGCTCGCCGGACTGGCCAGCACACCAAATTGGGAGCCTTTCTAGACCCGATGGCGGACAAACTGCTTCTCATATCGGTATTTATGACCTTGGCCTTCATGCGGTCGATTCCCATGTGGACATTTATTATCGTTTTTTCACGGGATCTACTTATTGTTCTGGGTTGGTTTGTCATTTTTTTGCTCACAGGATCTTCTCATATCGAACCCCGCCCCTTGGGAAAAGCCACCACTGCGGTCCAAATGGCCACCGCCATGGTCTGCATTATTCCTCTGCCGCAAGCCACGCAGGTGCTTCTGTGGATCACGGTGGCCATCACCGCCGTTTCGGCGATTGATTACGTTATCATTGGAGAAAAACGATTGGGGATGTGGAATTGA
- the plsY gene encoding Glycerol-3-phosphate acyltransferase has translation MLIKISTLLGSYLLGALPFGVIVSRVFYKKDVRNFGSRNTGATNVWRVLGKKPGMATLALDVMKGVVPVILARKIFSHDPLMMTGMGLAAIIGHNWSVFLMGSGGKGVATSAGVFLALIPVQGLLAFLTFLIFFLSTRHVSVGSIAGALALLIATLLLPTPSLIQALVLLSSLMILIKHIPNMKRLARGEEPKVSFK, from the coding sequence ATGCTCATAAAAATCTCCACTTTATTGGGCAGTTATCTTTTGGGCGCGCTCCCGTTTGGCGTCATTGTTTCGAGAGTTTTCTATAAAAAAGATGTTCGGAATTTTGGATCACGCAACACAGGCGCCACCAATGTGTGGCGAGTCTTGGGGAAGAAACCGGGAATGGCCACGCTGGCTTTAGACGTCATGAAAGGAGTGGTCCCCGTGATCTTGGCCCGAAAAATATTTTCTCATGATCCGCTCATGATGACAGGGATGGGTTTGGCGGCCATCATTGGCCACAATTGGAGTGTCTTCCTAATGGGGTCGGGGGGAAAAGGGGTGGCCACATCGGCGGGTGTTTTCTTGGCGCTCATTCCCGTCCAGGGATTGCTGGCGTTTCTAACTTTTTTGATTTTTTTTCTCTCCACACGACACGTTTCAGTGGGTTCAATCGCTGGGGCGTTGGCGTTGCTTATCGCCACCCTTTTGTTGCCCACACCCAGCCTGATCCAAGCGTTGGTTTTATTGTCGTCTCTAATGATTTTAATTAAACATATTCCCAACATGAAACGACTGGCGAGAGGAGAAGAACCCAAAGTGAGTTTCAAATGA
- the gpsA gene encoding Glycerol-3-phosphate dehydrogenase [NAD(P)+] yields the protein MTKEKIAVLGGGSWGATLASHLSKQGHDVMIWEFMKEVAEYLTIHRSLKTLPDLRISANVQISNNIKEALQGRDVILSVTPSHVVRSTFINALAQQALQPGALVISASKGIENGSFSTMSQIISQVFPALGELVILTGPSHAEEVALGQPVALVAASTLAKARERVQDIFSSDQFRIYTSTDPLGVELGGSIKNVYAVACGIVDGLKLGDNTKAALMTRGLAEMARLGKVMGAQPVTFFGLSGLGDLIVTCGSKHSRNRSLGEKIGTGKNLKQALSEMTMVAEGVNTTESAYHLAKIKKVEMPIVNEIYKILFENKPPRDSIRDLMSRQVGAEMEGIAL from the coding sequence ATGACAAAAGAAAAAATTGCGGTCTTGGGCGGAGGCAGTTGGGGCGCCACTTTGGCCAGCCATCTTTCCAAACAGGGACATGACGTCATGATCTGGGAATTCATGAAAGAAGTGGCCGAATATCTCACGATCCATCGATCCCTCAAAACACTGCCCGATCTACGAATCTCAGCCAATGTTCAAATATCAAATAACATTAAAGAAGCCCTTCAAGGTCGAGATGTGATTCTTTCCGTCACGCCCTCCCATGTGGTTCGTTCCACTTTCATAAACGCTCTGGCGCAACAGGCTCTCCAACCAGGAGCGCTCGTCATTAGCGCTAGCAAAGGAATTGAAAATGGGTCTTTTTCAACTATGAGCCAGATTATTTCTCAAGTGTTCCCAGCGCTGGGAGAACTTGTTATTCTCACCGGGCCCAGTCACGCCGAAGAAGTGGCCTTGGGCCAACCGGTGGCGTTGGTTGCGGCCTCAACTTTAGCCAAAGCCAGGGAACGGGTGCAGGATATTTTTTCATCCGATCAGTTTCGAATTTATACCAGCACCGACCCGTTGGGCGTGGAACTGGGAGGCTCCATAAAAAATGTGTATGCCGTCGCCTGTGGGATTGTTGACGGCCTCAAATTGGGTGACAACACCAAAGCCGCCCTCATGACTCGAGGCTTGGCCGAAATGGCCCGTTTGGGGAAAGTCATGGGGGCGCAACCCGTTACATTTTTTGGACTCTCGGGGCTGGGAGATTTAATCGTGACCTGTGGATCAAAACATTCAAGGAACCGAAGCTTGGGAGAAAAAATCGGGACTGGGAAAAATTTAAAACAGGCTCTTTCAGAAATGACCATGGTCGCCGAAGGCGTGAACACAACAGAATCGGCTTATCACTTGGCCAAGATAAAAAAAGTGGAGATGCCCATCGTGAACGAGATTTACAAAATACTTTTTGAGAACAAACCTCCCCGTGATTCGATTCGAGACCTTATGAGTCGTCAAGTGGGAGCAGAAATGGAGGGAATTGCTCTATGA
- the hup gene encoding DNA-binding protein HU → MVEGVSKLTGSRVEAQRIVDYLFDVMRETLRKHEKVVVQGFGSFHIVMRKPKKGRNIKTGQEVLIPARPAVKFRVGKDFM, encoded by the coding sequence ATGGTGGAAGGAGTTTCAAAGCTTACGGGGTCCCGCGTTGAGGCCCAAAGAATTGTTGATTATTTATTCGATGTGATGAGAGAAACACTCCGCAAACATGAGAAAGTGGTGGTTCAAGGATTCGGTAGTTTCCATATCGTCATGAGAAAACCCAAAAAAGGACGGAACATTAAAACCGGACAGGAAGTCCTCATTCCCGCCCGACCCGCCGTCAAATTCAGAGTAGGCAAGGATTTCATGTGA
- a CDS encoding putative phosphoribosyl transferase — MFRNRSEAGRKLAQRLSSYRDENPVIVALPRGGVPIGYEVAQHMSAPLDVLIVRKIGYPGQPELAIGAIADGEKGEVVMNNGMVGETEIPPNYIKEEIATKLKEISEMEDIFRSHRPAIKVKNRTVIAVDDGIATGATMRVVVKRLKRENPKKIIVATPVASQEAVDLLKNEADEIVCLDVPVPFMAVGAFYKDFRPVSNEEVIGCLDQALKH; from the coding sequence ATGTTTCGAAACCGATCTGAAGCGGGGCGTAAGTTGGCACAACGTCTCTCTTCGTATAGGGATGAGAATCCCGTCATTGTGGCACTGCCACGAGGTGGAGTTCCCATCGGGTACGAAGTCGCGCAGCACATGAGCGCTCCATTGGACGTGCTCATCGTTCGAAAGATCGGTTATCCGGGACAACCCGAGCTCGCCATCGGCGCGATCGCCGATGGCGAGAAGGGGGAGGTCGTAATGAACAATGGGATGGTTGGCGAGACGGAAATCCCTCCAAATTACATCAAGGAAGAAATTGCGACCAAGTTAAAAGAAATCAGCGAGATGGAAGATATCTTTAGGAGTCATCGTCCCGCTATAAAAGTAAAAAACCGGACTGTCATCGCGGTCGATGACGGCATCGCCACTGGGGCGACCATGCGGGTGGTGGTTAAACGCTTAAAACGTGAGAACCCAAAAAAGATCATTGTGGCCACGCCCGTTGCCTCGCAAGAAGCTGTCGATTTATTGAAGAACGAAGCCGATGAGATTGTCTGTCTAGATGTTCCCGTTCCCTTCATGGCTGTTGGTGCTTTTTATAAGGATTTTCGACCGGTCTCGAATGAAGAGGTGATCGGCTGTCTTGACCAGGCACTGAAACATTAA
- a CDS encoding putative phosphoribosyl transferase: MKTISEKTEIQIPIGKANLLGDLVVPKSPQGVVLFAHGSGSSRHSPRNQFVAQLLNQAGFATLLMDLLTEEEEEEDRWRGHLRFDVKMLAKRLIPATDWLNRHPQTRDLQVGYFGASTGSAAALIAAPERTGLVKAIVSRGGRPDMADEALPRILVPTLLIVGGLDTPVIELNREAFEKMTIKEKQLEIVAGATHLFEEPGTLKEVARLATQWFDRYLGSSRVIPSR, encoded by the coding sequence ATGAAAACAATTTCGGAAAAAACAGAAATTCAGATCCCGATAGGAAAGGCGAATCTCTTAGGAGATTTGGTTGTTCCGAAAAGTCCACAGGGTGTCGTTCTATTTGCCCATGGATCAGGTAGCAGCCGCCACAGCCCTCGCAATCAATTCGTGGCACAGCTTCTCAATCAAGCGGGGTTTGCGACTTTGTTGATGGATTTATTAACCGAAGAGGAGGAAGAAGAAGATCGATGGAGAGGGCATCTCCGATTTGATGTAAAAATGTTGGCCAAGCGGTTGATTCCTGCCACGGATTGGTTGAATCGACATCCGCAAACGAGGGATCTCCAAGTTGGTTATTTTGGAGCCAGCACAGGGAGCGCGGCCGCTCTCATCGCGGCGCCAGAACGAACAGGTTTGGTAAAAGCCATTGTTTCAAGAGGGGGGCGCCCGGATATGGCGGATGAGGCGTTACCTCGGATTCTCGTTCCAACCCTGCTCATTGTGGGCGGTCTTGATACGCCGGTGATCGAGCTTAATAGAGAAGCTTTTGAAAAAATGACGATCAAAGAGAAACAGTTAGAAATTGTGGCGGGCGCCACTCATTTGTTTGAGGAACCGGGAACATTGAAAGAAGTCGCGCGTCTCGCCACTCAGTGGTTTGACCGATATCTTGGATCTTCCCGAGTCATTCCTTCCAGGTGA
- the thiO gene encoding Glycine oxidase: MKENVVVLGGGIIGALAAYEIAKGGATVTLLEKYKVGHGASGNSAAMLELQLDAHRGEPFLSLARASHDLFPVISAELRAQTGIDIQFSRCSILQVALDREEAHSLKNECDRQSARGLEATWISPSQVNQQLPGFTPHQLGGALYTQDGQVHGGLFLEAALQAARQHGVSVQENVSEEIIQQALLSQSKIVVAAGAWTDQLLKPLGIRLGVSPVRGQLMVFSTPHPVLPFPVYTKTGGYLVPKADGTTLAGTTVEQVGFDSSVTPEGQEHITTVVKTLMPSLMDYPLKAMTAGLRPQSPDDLPLLGPLPDHPNIFVAAGHYRNGILLAPITAKILAAWVKGDHFPVQLDSFLPSRVSLRA; the protein is encoded by the coding sequence ATGAAAGAAAATGTTGTTGTTTTGGGTGGCGGGATTATCGGAGCCTTGGCGGCCTATGAAATAGCCAAGGGCGGAGCAACCGTGACTCTGTTGGAAAAATACAAGGTGGGCCATGGCGCCTCGGGGAATTCAGCGGCCATGCTTGAACTCCAGCTGGACGCCCATCGGGGAGAACCCTTCCTTTCGTTGGCGAGAGCGAGTCACGATTTGTTCCCGGTTATAAGCGCCGAGTTACGCGCTCAAACAGGAATTGATATTCAGTTTTCTCGTTGTTCCATTCTCCAGGTCGCCCTGGACCGAGAAGAGGCGCATTCGCTTAAAAATGAATGTGACCGCCAAAGCGCGAGGGGGCTTGAAGCAACGTGGATATCTCCTTCTCAAGTGAACCAACAATTGCCGGGGTTTACTCCCCACCAGCTCGGTGGAGCGCTCTACACTCAGGATGGACAGGTTCATGGCGGCCTCTTTTTGGAAGCAGCCCTTCAGGCGGCGCGTCAACATGGGGTGAGCGTTCAAGAAAATGTGTCAGAAGAAATTATTCAACAAGCCCTTTTGAGTCAGTCAAAAATCGTGGTGGCCGCTGGCGCCTGGACCGATCAATTGCTCAAGCCATTGGGTATTCGCTTGGGGGTGTCGCCGGTTCGAGGGCAGTTGATGGTGTTTTCCACCCCTCACCCCGTTTTGCCGTTCCCAGTGTACACCAAGACGGGTGGGTATTTGGTTCCGAAGGCCGATGGAACCACTTTGGCGGGGACCACGGTCGAACAGGTGGGGTTTGATTCCTCTGTGACGCCCGAAGGACAAGAACATATCACCACTGTTGTGAAAACCTTGATGCCCAGTTTGATGGATTATCCTCTGAAGGCCATGACAGCCGGCCTCAGACCTCAATCTCCGGATGATTTGCCGCTTCTTGGGCCCTTGCCTGATCATCCAAATATTTTTGTTGCGGCAGGTCATTACCGGAACGGTATATTACTCGCTCCCATCACGGCCAAAATATTGGCGGCCTGGGTGAAGGGAGATCATTTTCCTGTTCAACTTGATTCTTTTCTTCCATCTCGCGTAAGCTTGAGGGCATGA
- the mnmA gene encoding tRNA-specific 2-thiouridylase MnmA codes for MSGGVDSSVAAALLAEQGHEVIGVTLRLLPKGGEGFGCCGAPEDLLIAKRSAERAGVPHYVLDYSPEFEDKVINYFVNSYVAGETPNPCLACNRYIKFDKLKKFADSLNANLLATGHYARIQRDDQGFHLYEAVDPSKDQSYVLYNFNQTGLSSTLFPVGDKPKTEIRELARKLGLPNADKKDSQEICFVPRKDYRSYVKIRLEKSGEAKPSTTQPGAIKNSAGQVIGEHKGVAYYTIGQRSGLAVNTSEKTYVTHLDAATNTVVVGSDQENLAQGLWASDFNWIQDRAPSSAFEVQVKIRYKHEPTPARISVEGNRIKVIFNEPQRAVSPGQAAVVYRWDEKMKAREVLGGGKILESLR; via the coding sequence ATGTCCGGAGGCGTTGATTCGTCGGTGGCGGCCGCTCTATTGGCTGAGCAGGGGCATGAAGTGATTGGAGTCACGCTGCGTCTGCTTCCCAAAGGCGGAGAGGGTTTCGGCTGTTGCGGCGCCCCAGAGGATTTACTCATCGCCAAGAGAAGCGCAGAGAGGGCGGGGGTGCCCCATTATGTTTTGGATTACTCCCCCGAATTTGAAGACAAGGTCATTAATTATTTCGTGAATTCGTATGTGGCAGGAGAAACGCCAAACCCCTGTTTGGCTTGCAACCGCTATATCAAGTTCGACAAGTTAAAAAAATTTGCTGATTCATTAAATGCCAATTTACTCGCCACTGGACATTACGCGCGCATTCAAAGGGACGATCAAGGCTTCCATCTCTATGAAGCTGTGGACCCATCGAAGGACCAGTCTTACGTTCTCTACAATTTTAATCAAACGGGTTTGTCTTCGACCTTGTTTCCGGTAGGAGATAAACCAAAAACCGAAATTCGAGAGTTGGCTCGCAAACTGGGACTTCCCAATGCCGACAAAAAAGACAGTCAGGAGATTTGTTTTGTCCCGCGGAAAGATTATCGGTCGTATGTGAAAATTCGTTTGGAGAAGTCGGGCGAAGCGAAGCCCTCCACCACCCAACCGGGGGCCATTAAAAATTCAGCAGGGCAGGTGATTGGGGAGCATAAAGGCGTGGCTTATTACACGATTGGTCAGAGAAGTGGTTTGGCGGTCAATACTTCGGAAAAAACCTATGTCACCCATTTGGATGCAGCGACAAATACTGTCGTGGTCGGAAGCGATCAAGAAAATCTGGCTCAAGGTTTGTGGGCCTCTGATTTTAATTGGATTCAAGATAGAGCCCCCTCTTCTGCGTTTGAAGTGCAAGTCAAGATTCGTTACAAACATGAACCCACCCCCGCGCGGATTTCTGTTGAAGGAAACCGTATCAAAGTCATTTTTAATGAACCCCAACGGGCCGTTAGTCCGGGGCAGGCGGCGGTGGTTTATCGATGGGACGAAAAAATGAAGGCCCGTGAAGTTCTTGGCGGCGGAAAAATTCTCGAGAGCCTGCGATGA
- the iscU gene encoding Iron-sulfur cluster assembly scaffold protein IscU, whose product MYNPIVLDHFQNPRNLSEIPNATLVGMGANPICGDVMTLYLDVKDGKISKATFKTLGCGAAIASGSILTEMLKGKTLLEANTIVPQTLVEALGGLPKIKLHCPELAVEALKNALKVQEGKN is encoded by the coding sequence ATGTACAACCCCATCGTTCTTGATCACTTTCAAAATCCTCGCAACTTGAGCGAGATTCCAAACGCCACTCTCGTCGGCATGGGCGCCAACCCCATCTGTGGCGATGTCATGACTCTTTATTTGGATGTGAAAGACGGGAAAATTTCAAAGGCGACATTTAAAACACTCGGATGCGGGGCCGCCATCGCTTCTGGTTCCATATTAACGGAAATGTTGAAAGGTAAAACCCTCCTAGAAGCCAATACGATTGTTCCGCAGACATTGGTGGAGGCGTTGGGCGGTCTGCCAAAAATCAAGTTGCATTGCCCCGAATTGGCGGTGGAAGCTTTAAAGAATGCGTTAAAGGTACAGGAAGGCAAGAATTGA
- the iscS gene encoding Cysteine desulfurase IscS, translating to MIYLDHNATTAIRSEAFEAMLPYLSENFGNASSLHQLGQRARKGIEEAREKIAKFIGADSADEIIFTSGGTESNNTILRGILETQKNKGRRIISSAIEHSAVRTPLQMMSDAGEIDSVVIPVQSNGIVRLSDLEEALTPDTILVSVMAANNEIGSLQPIQEISRICKKKNVLFHTDAVQLAGKHPVQVNELGIDFLSLSGHKFGSVKGVGVLYVRKGTRMAALIRGGKQEKNRRGGTENVPGIVSMGAAAEAARNDLPMESKRLKGIRDLFEELILAGLTHTSVNGDKERRICNTSNLCIEYTDGSEMLMALDLQGVACSTGSACQAGSADASHVLLAMGYPQEKAHASLRFSFGHSSTESDARSASKIIIETAHRLRDKHPLWRDLGRK from the coding sequence ATGATTTATCTCGATCACAACGCCACTACTGCTATTCGGTCCGAAGCCTTCGAGGCCATGTTGCCTTACCTCAGCGAAAATTTTGGAAACGCTTCGAGCCTTCATCAACTGGGGCAGCGGGCCAGAAAAGGAATTGAAGAGGCCCGGGAAAAAATCGCGAAATTTATTGGCGCGGACAGCGCTGATGAAATTATCTTCACATCGGGCGGAACCGAATCCAATAACACGATTTTAAGAGGCATCCTTGAAACCCAGAAAAACAAAGGTCGCCGGATTATTTCGAGCGCCATTGAACATTCCGCTGTTCGAACTCCCCTTCAAATGATGTCTGACGCCGGCGAGATCGATTCGGTTGTCATCCCCGTCCAATCGAACGGGATTGTTCGACTGTCCGATTTGGAAGAGGCCCTGACGCCGGACACCATTCTTGTTTCTGTGATGGCCGCGAATAATGAAATCGGATCTCTCCAGCCTATTCAGGAAATTTCTCGAATTTGTAAAAAGAAGAATGTCTTGTTTCATACCGATGCGGTTCAATTGGCGGGGAAACATCCCGTTCAAGTCAACGAGTTGGGGATCGATTTTTTGTCATTGTCTGGTCACAAATTTGGTTCGGTTAAAGGGGTGGGGGTCCTTTATGTTCGCAAGGGGACCCGTATGGCGGCTTTGATTCGAGGTGGGAAGCAGGAAAAAAATCGTCGCGGCGGAACCGAAAATGTGCCGGGCATCGTCAGCATGGGAGCGGCGGCCGAGGCAGCTCGAAATGATTTGCCCATGGAATCCAAACGATTGAAAGGAATCCGAGATCTGTTCGAGGAATTGATTTTGGCTGGGTTGACTCACACGTCCGTCAATGGCGACAAGGAGCGTCGCATCTGTAATACGTCGAATCTTTGTATTGAATATACCGATGGATCTGAAATGTTAATGGCGCTTGATCTTCAGGGGGTGGCTTGTTCAACCGGAAGCGCCTGTCAGGCTGGTAGCGCGGACGCCTCTCATGTCCTCTTGGCCATGGGGTACCCTCAAGAAAAGGCCCATGCCTCTTTACGTTTTTCATTTGGTCATTCGAGCACGGAATCAGATGCTCGGTCAGCCTCTAAAATTATTATCGAAACAGCCCATCGGTTGCGAGACAAACATCCACTGTGGCGAGATCTCGGAAGGAAATAA
- the sufU gene encoding Zinc-dependent sulfurtransferase SufU — protein sequence MSQEKMQGGALGGVEELYREVILDHFKSPKNRGTVPEAPIHAEGMNPLCGDQLSITANINDNVIVDVKYEGHGCAISQAAASLLTELMKGRSVDDLKALSQVYKEMLGVEEKGVPKQTKFGIDDLGDLVALEGVKKYPVRIKCALLSFNTLLQAIEDFYQKRGK from the coding sequence ATGAGTCAGGAAAAAATGCAGGGGGGCGCTTTGGGAGGAGTGGAAGAACTCTACCGCGAAGTGATTCTGGATCATTTTAAATCTCCCAAAAACAGGGGTACCGTGCCTGAGGCCCCCATTCACGCGGAGGGAATGAACCCGCTTTGTGGAGACCAGTTGTCAATCACGGCCAATATTAACGACAATGTGATCGTCGACGTCAAATACGAGGGGCATGGATGCGCCATTTCCCAGGCAGCGGCGTCCCTGTTGACGGAGTTGATGAAAGGCCGCTCCGTGGATGATTTAAAAGCCCTGTCCCAGGTGTATAAGGAAATGTTGGGTGTTGAAGAAAAAGGAGTTCCCAAGCAAACAAAGTTCGGGATTGATGATTTGGGAGATTTGGTGGCGCTGGAAGGGGTTAAAAAATACCCGGTGCGGATTAAGTGCGCGCTTCTATCCTTCAACACCTTGCTCCAAGCAATAGAAGATTTTTATCAGAAACGAGGAAAATAA